In Agromyces sp. Leaf222, the genomic window CGCCCCAGGCGACCTCGCACCAGACTTCACCCTGAACGACCAGCACGGCACTCCCACCACGCTCTCGGAGCTGCGCGGCGAACGCGTCGTGCTCTACTTCTACCCAGAGGCGATGACCCCGGGCTGCACGACCGAGGCATGCGACTTCCGCGACAGCCTCAACTCGTTCGCCTCTGCGGGCGTGCGCGTCATCGGCGTCTCGAAGGATGCCGTCGAGAAGCTGGCCAGGTTCGCCGAGCGCGACCGGCTGAACTACACGCTGCTCTCCGACGAGGACCTCGCCGTGCAGCAGCGCTACGGCGTGTGGGGCGAGAAGCAGCTCTACGGCAAGACGGTGGTCGGCTCCATCCGCTCGACCATGGTGATCGGCGCCGACGGCGTCATCGAGCACGCCTGGTACAACGTCAAGGCCACCGGCCACGTCGCGCGCGTGCGGCGCGAGCTCGGACTCGACGCCTAGGCCGCCACCACCCCGGTCGCCCGATCGCGCGGCCACGCAGGACACCCCAGCGGGCGCCCGCGACGCTCAGGCGCCGTGCGGCGCCCGTTCCGCATCACCGTGCTCGTCACGCGTATACGCGAGGCGCACCGGCGTCCAGAGCAGCAGGCCGATCACCGTGATCGCAGGAACGAGCAGCACCCACCCGACATCCGCCCTGGCGAACATGCCCTGGAACGCGCCGACCGCGATCGAGACCTGCAGCACCTGCCACACGATCGCCGACGCCCTCGCCCACGGGGCGCGCCGCACCGAGCCGATCGCCACCGCCACCATCCACACGGCCGCGAGCAGCACGAGCACGAGCAGCGCGATCGCCGTCGCGTACGACGACGGGGCCATCGAGAGCAGGTCGACCACGAGCCACACGACGACCGCGACGAGCCCGAGCGCCTCGAGGGCGAGCACCCCGGTCACGGTGACCAGCGCAGCGCGGACGCCGCCGGCATCGGATGCGTCGTGCGGCATGTTCGCGCGATCTTCGTCGGTATTCACAGCGTTATCCCATTCACGGCTATTGATTCGGTCTCGTCGCTATGCGAACATTTATGAGGCCGAATTGATGCTCACAGGGACGTGAGCCGATCGATACCGATCCTACTTCCCGTAATTCGACCTTTCCCCCAAGCAGCACAGCCGGCTTCGGCTTGCGCAATCGTGCGCGTCTGCAAACGAAACACATCGCAAGGAGCATCTTCATGGATTGGCGCGACAAGGCCGCCTGCCTCACGGCTGACCCGGAGCTTTTCTTCCCCGTCGGCAACACTGGTCCCGCAGTCGACCAGATCGAGAAGGCGAAGGCCGTGTGCGCCCGATGCACCGTCACCGAGATCTGCCTGCAGTACGCCCTCGAGACCGGCCAGGACTCGGGCGTCTGGGGCGGCCTCAGCGAAGACGAGCGCCGCGCCCTCAAGCGCCGCGCAGCCCGCGCGCGCCGCGCCGGCTGACACAGGTCTGCACCACAGCACGGCACGACGCCGTGGCCTCAGGGCCACGGCGTCGTTTCGTGCGTCCAGGGCGGCGCGCCGTCGTTCGTGCAGGCCCGGCAGCTCTTTCCTGCGGCCGGTGCCGGGCAGTCGCTTCCGGACGGTGCCGCGCCTCGGCGACCGCGGCTCGGCGACCGCGCCTCGGCGACCGCGCCGAGCGCCCGTGCGATCGGGACGCGCCACCTTCGTGCGTCAGCCGAGAGGCCCGCGCGCGTTCAGACCGGCTTGATCCAGCGCAACGGCACCTCGATGGTGACCTCGGTGCCCCGGCCGACGACCGTGTGCCAGTCAATGGTGCCGCCGAGCTCGCCCTGGATCAGGGTGCGCACGATCTGCGTGCCGAGACCCTCGCCGACCTTGCCCTCCGGCAGGCCGGACCCGGTGTCGCGCACCTGCACCGTGAGCGTGGTGTCCGAGCGGTCGGCCGTGATCTCGACGTCGCCCTCCTGGCCGGCGAGCCCGTGCTCGACGGCGTTCGTGACGAGTTCGGTCAGCGCGAGGGCGAGCGGCGTCGCGTACTCGCTCGGCAGCACGCCGAACGATCCGGAGCGCTTCGGATGCGCGGTCGTGTTGTGCGCCGAGGCCACCTCGGCGACGAGCAGCAGCGCGCGATCGAAGACCGCGTCGAAGTCCACGTTCTGCGTGAGCCCCTCGGACAGCGTGTCGTGCACCACGGCGATCGCGCCGACACGACGCATCGCCTGCGTCAGCGCGTCGCGGGCCTCGTCGGAGTGCGTGCGACGAGCCTGGATGCGCAGCAGCGATGCGACGGTCTGCAGGTTGTTCTTCACGCGATGGTGGATCTCGCGGATCGTCGCGTCTTTGGTGATGAGCTCCTGCTCCTGGTGGCGGAGCTCGGTCACGTCGCGGCTCAGCACGATGGCGCCGATGCGCTCGCCCCTGCGGCGGATCGGGATCGCCCGGAGCGACACGGTGACGCCGCGCGATTCGACGTCGGTGCGCCACGGCGCCCGGCCGGTCACGACGAGCGGCAGCGACTCGTCGACCACGAGCTTGCCCGTGAGCAGGCGTGTGGTCACCTCGGCGAGCGACTCGCCCTCGAGCTCGTCGTCGAAGCCCATGCGGTTGAATGCCGAGAGCGCGTTCGGGCTGGCGAAGGTCGTCATGCCGTCGACGTCGAGGCGGATGAGCCCGTCGGATGCGCGCGGAGCCCCGCGTCGGGGGCCTGTCGGCGCCCCGAGGTCGGGGAAGTCGCCCGAGGCGATCATCTCGAACAGCTCGTCGGCGCATTCGTTGAACGTGAGCTCCTGACGGCTCGCCGTGCGCGTCGCGCCGAGGTTCGTGTGGCGCGTGATCACGGCGACGGGCTCGGGCGCGACCTTCGTCCCGGTCACCGCCAGACGACGCATCACGGGCACGGCGCGCACACGCGTCGGCATCTCCTCGTACCAGTCGGGGGCGGAGGAGTCGGCGATGCGGCCTCCGTCGAACGCCTCGTCGACGAGTTCACGCCACTGCGACTTGATCGGCTGGCCGACGAAGTCGCGGTAGAAGAGGGTGGCCGCACTCGACGGGCGGGAGTGCGCGACGGCGACGAAGTCATCGTCGCCGGACGGCACCCAGAGCACGATGTCGGCGAACGCGAGGTCCGCGAGCAGTTGCAGATCACCGACGAGCATGTGCAGCCAGTCGACATCGGCCTGACTGCTGCGGCCCTGGGCGAGGACGAGATCACTGAGGGTCGACACGGGGTCAAGCGTACTGGTCGGATGCCGCAGCCACGCGACCCGCGCAGCGGCGCGCGGCTTCAGCCGGCCGCGAACCCCGCCTCGGCGCGAAGCGGTGCGAAGCGACGGCGCCGCTCGATCGGCGCGACCGGAAGGAACGCCTCGTGCGCGAAGCCTCGGAGCGCCGTTCGCAGCGGCGACTTCGGCGAGGCGTCGCGAAGCGTTCTGGCCGTGAGGATCGCGGCGTCGACGGCGCGGCCGTCGTGCGGCAGCATCACGACGTCGGAGAGACCGGCGAACCGGCGCATCGTCTGGCGCACCTGGCCGTAGGCGTCGATGCCGAGCGCGCTCGTGCGCACCCGGTTCACGACCACTCGGATGCGGCTCGGATCGACGAGGTCGACGAGTTCGGCGTGCCCGCGGAGCAGCCGCGAGAGCCCGACCGGGTCTGCGAGACCGACCGCGACGATCTCGTCGGCCAGGGCGAGCGTCGCGAAGGTGGCGGCGTTGCGCCGCGGGGCGAACTGGTCGCTCGTGAGCTCCTCGTCGTGCTCGAGGCTGAATCCCGTGTCGACCACGATGTACTCGGCCCATTCGCGGATGACGCCGATGGCGGTGGTGACGCGGTCGCGCGAGAGTTCGGGCCACCGGCTCGGCCCCACGAGCCCGGTGAACACGTCGAACGAGGCACGCGAGCTCGAGTAGCGCTGCGCGATGCGCTCGAGCTCCCCGTGATCGAGTGCGCTCGCGCCGGCGAGCCGACAGGCCGACGCGAACCCGGGGGCCTCGTCGAGGAGCCCGAGCGAGGGGGCGACCGCGCCGCCGTACGGGTCGGCGTCGACCAGCGCGACGCGGTGGCCTGCAGCGGCGATCTCCGCGGCCAGGTTCACGGCCACGGTCGTACGGCCGGGCGCGCCCGCCGGCCCCCAGACCGCGATGACGGATGCCGCCCGTGCGCGTTCGCCACCCGCGCCGTCGTCGTGCGCTCGCGCGGGCACTGGCACTCCCCCGCTCACGATCGGCTCGAGTTCGCGCCACGTCGCCGATAGCTCGAACACCTCGTGCAGTCCGAGTGCTCTGGCCTGCGCGCGTTCGGCGTCGTTCGCCGCGAGCGCGATGATGCGGATGCCCCGGATGTCGCACGCCTCGAGCAGCGTGGCGCTCAGGGAGGCTCGCCCGGCTCCGACGAGCACGACCTCGGGCGAGATCGAGTCGAGGGCGGCGAGGAGGTCGGGCTGGGTCATGGCGCGCCCCACGACGAGGTGTCCGTGCTCGACCGCATCGGGCAGGAGCCGGTCCTCGGTCGCGGGATCGAGCGCGAACGCCAGGCGGCTCACCGATCGACCTCCGGGCGCGCGGGAACGAGATCGATGGTGTCGTCGGCCGCGAGCGCCTCGAGCAGGGCTGCGACCCGCTCACGCGGGACGAGCAGCTCGACGGAGACGCCGCCGCTGTCGACCATGCCGGAGCTGCCCGTGACGGCGGCGACCTCCGCTTCGGGCACGAGCACGCTCGGAGGCTCGACCGCGCCCCGTTCGAGCTGCCTCGTGGACCAGACGTCGACGACGGAGCCGCGATCGACGCCTTCGGGGAGCGCGGCCCTGCTGGTGACGACGACGGTGGCGAGACCGGCTCGATCGACGTCGTCGACCGCTCCGAGCGGCACCAGTTCGCCGGCGCGGATGGTGCTCGTGACGATCAGCCCCTCTTCGGGAACGGCGTCGGGTTCGAGGTAGCGCGCCTCGGCCGATCCGAAGCGCACGCGCTCGACCACGAGATCGGCCGGCCGGATGCGATCTCCGGGGGTGAGGGTCTCGGTCGCGGTGTAGACCTCGGTCGCGTCGTCGAGACCGCTGACGAGCGCGTACACGCCGGCCGTCGAGCCCGCGATCAGCACGATGCCGATGACGAGGCGGGGGTCGATGCGGATCGAACCGCGCTCCGAGCGACGAGGCATCCTGCTCCCTTCGGCGGCGCCGTCCGCCGCACCGGAGACCATCGTTCCGGATGGCTGCCGATCCGCCGTGAAGTTATCCACATCGAGGCACGGATCCCCCGCGCCGGTCGATAATCGAGAAATGAGCACATCAGGTTCGAGCGAGCTGGGGCGGTTCCTGTCGATCGCCGACGCCGCGCAGATGCTCGAGGTCGATGCGGCCACGATCGATGGGCTCATCAAGTCCGGCGAACTGCCGGCCCTCCGGGTGGGCGACACCGGCCCGTGGCGCATCGAGCGCACGCAACTCGAGTTCTGGATCGACTTCCGCCTCGAGGAGACCCGTCGTTCCGCACTCTGGGAGCAGGGCGAGTTCGCCGACGTCGCCGATTTCTCGAACGTCACGAGACTCGGTCCGCGGCGCCTGCACCCCTGACGCGGCGGGCGCCCTGCGCCCGGTGAGCGAGATCGACCAGCACTGCGCCCGATGACCTGGGTCGATCAGCGCTGCGACCGATGACCAGGGTCGATCAGGCCAGCGCGCCGAACGACACGAGCATGACCCGCTCGAGCGGCACGATGCGATACCCCTGCACCTCGCGCTCGCGACGCGGCGTGCCCGCAGGGTGGAGTGCGAGGTCGAGATGGTCTCGGGCGACGCGATCGATCGTGCCGTGCACCCTGCCGCTCTCGGTGAGCACGTGCACGGGCGCTCGTC contains:
- the bcp gene encoding thioredoxin-dependent thiol peroxidase; this encodes MTDARLAPGDLAPDFTLNDQHGTPTTLSELRGERVVLYFYPEAMTPGCTTEACDFRDSLNSFASAGVRVIGVSKDAVEKLARFAERDRLNYTLLSDEDLAVQQRYGVWGEKQLYGKTVVGSIRSTMVIGADGVIEHAWYNVKATGHVARVRRELGLDA
- a CDS encoding WhiB family transcriptional regulator; this translates as MDWRDKAACLTADPELFFPVGNTGPAVDQIEKAKAVCARCTVTEICLQYALETGQDSGVWGGLSEDERRALKRRAARARRAG
- a CDS encoding sensor histidine kinase; translation: MSTLSDLVLAQGRSSQADVDWLHMLVGDLQLLADLAFADIVLWVPSGDDDFVAVAHSRPSSAATLFYRDFVGQPIKSQWRELVDEAFDGGRIADSSAPDWYEEMPTRVRAVPVMRRLAVTGTKVAPEPVAVITRHTNLGATRTASRQELTFNECADELFEMIASGDFPDLGAPTGPRRGAPRASDGLIRLDVDGMTTFASPNALSAFNRMGFDDELEGESLAEVTTRLLTGKLVVDESLPLVVTGRAPWRTDVESRGVTVSLRAIPIRRRGERIGAIVLSRDVTELRHQEQELITKDATIREIHHRVKNNLQTVASLLRIQARRTHSDEARDALTQAMRRVGAIAVVHDTLSEGLTQNVDFDAVFDRALLLVAEVASAHNTTAHPKRSGSFGVLPSEYATPLALALTELVTNAVEHGLAGQEGDVEITADRSDTTLTVQVRDTGSGLPEGKVGEGLGTQIVRTLIQGELGGTIDWHTVVGRGTEVTIEVPLRWIKPV
- a CDS encoding P-loop NTPase codes for the protein MSRLAFALDPATEDRLLPDAVEHGHLVVGRAMTQPDLLAALDSISPEVVLVGAGRASLSATLLEACDIRGIRIIALAANDAERAQARALGLHEVFELSATWRELEPIVSGGVPVPARAHDDGAGGERARAASVIAVWGPAGAPGRTTVAVNLAAEIAAAGHRVALVDADPYGGAVAPSLGLLDEAPGFASACRLAGASALDHGELERIAQRYSSSRASFDVFTGLVGPSRWPELSRDRVTTAIGVIREWAEYIVVDTGFSLEHDEELTSDQFAPRRNAATFATLALADEIVAVGLADPVGLSRLLRGHAELVDLVDPSRIRVVVNRVRTSALGIDAYGQVRQTMRRFAGLSDVVMLPHDGRAVDAAILTARTLRDASPKSPLRTALRGFAHEAFLPVAPIERRRRFAPLRAEAGFAAG
- a CDS encoding SAF domain-containing protein codes for the protein MPRRSERGSIRIDPRLVIGIVLIAGSTAGVYALVSGLDDATEVYTATETLTPGDRIRPADLVVERVRFGSAEARYLEPDAVPEEGLIVTSTIRAGELVPLGAVDDVDRAGLATVVVTSRAALPEGVDRGSVVDVWSTRQLERGAVEPPSVLVPEAEVAAVTGSSGMVDSGGVSVELLVPRERVAALLEALAADDTIDLVPARPEVDR
- a CDS encoding helix-turn-helix domain-containing protein, translated to MSTSGSSELGRFLSIADAAQMLEVDAATIDGLIKSGELPALRVGDTGPWRIERTQLEFWIDFRLEETRRSALWEQGEFADVADFSNVTRLGPRRLHP